A region from the Sphingopyxis lindanitolerans genome encodes:
- a CDS encoding HigA family addiction module antitoxin has protein sequence MAIKIHPSFAIHAGEWLKTEIIEAHGVSINALAEAFGVSRQSISALLNGRASLSADMAIRFEHAFGVKAETLMRMQARYELGKAREHEADLSVPSLIAA, from the coding sequence ATGGCCATCAAGATTCATCCGTCGTTCGCGATCCACGCAGGGGAGTGGCTCAAGACTGAAATCATCGAGGCCCACGGGGTTTCGATCAACGCGCTGGCCGAGGCCTTTGGGGTCAGCCGGCAGTCGATCAGCGCGCTGCTCAACGGCCGGGCATCCCTGTCGGCCGACATGGCGATCCGCTTCGAGCACGCCTTCGGCGTGAAGGCCGAGACGTTGATGCGGATGCAGGCCCGCTATGAACTCGGCAAGGCCCGCGAGCATGAGGCCGATCTGTCGGTGCCGAGCCTGATCGCGGCGTGA
- a CDS encoding type II toxin-antitoxin system RelE/ParE family toxin: protein MEIESIHHKALRRFVETGKPKGLPGDLVDRLLKMVTLIIDAATLDELSTPPNYGLHPLTGDRAGTWAMTVTRNWRMTFSLNEQGAIVDLDLEDYH from the coding sequence GTGGAAATCGAGAGCATCCATCACAAGGCGCTCCGGCGGTTTGTCGAAACCGGCAAACCGAAGGGCTTGCCCGGTGATCTGGTCGATCGGCTGCTCAAGATGGTGACCCTCATCATTGACGCCGCGACGCTGGACGAACTCTCGACGCCGCCGAACTACGGCCTTCACCCTCTGACCGGCGACCGCGCCGGAACATGGGCGATGACCGTGACCCGCAACTGGCGCATGACCTTCTCACTCAATGAGCAGGGCGCCATCGTCGATCTGGACCTGGAGGATTATCACTGA
- a CDS encoding AAA family ATPase has product MEHFSAVQSLCRVGLESGDARFRKQVERLRDRLAKAGDERDASTISALLANVTSEVSFAPSNVEVSRSLVTGDELTPNVHPPADRETSVPLAEILLAPALGQPTPIFDETLQLAMNALVSEWQRADALKLLGVEPSRSCLFYGPPGTGKTLAALTLAARLNLPVVNARIDGLVSSFLGTTARNIANLFDFANRYRCVLVLDEFDALAKMRDDPHELGELKRVVNTLLQNLDARADKGLTIAITNHEGLLDPAVWRRFQNHVRIGQPDLPTRLEMLRTFLSSLELGDDVIKTLSYVAGARSGSDLKTFADALRRSLALSGSEVTPRAITIATKALLPRLGIEDADMGPARLFLVDEPKFIGAILHAELGVRQESLAQMFDCSQSKISRWSADWTPEGASSEGVVDA; this is encoded by the coding sequence ATGGAGCATTTTTCGGCGGTCCAAAGTTTGTGTCGGGTCGGCCTAGAAAGCGGCGATGCGCGATTCAGAAAACAGGTCGAAAGATTACGTGACCGATTGGCGAAAGCAGGCGACGAGCGAGATGCCTCTACGATCAGCGCGCTGCTGGCAAATGTGACGAGCGAGGTGTCCTTCGCTCCCAGTAACGTAGAAGTGTCGCGGTCGCTGGTCACGGGTGACGAGTTGACCCCCAACGTACACCCCCCGGCTGATCGTGAAACGAGTGTTCCCCTTGCGGAGATTTTGCTTGCACCTGCGTTGGGACAGCCCACGCCGATCTTCGACGAAACGCTCCAATTGGCCATGAATGCGCTAGTCTCAGAATGGCAACGCGCCGACGCTCTCAAACTTCTCGGTGTAGAACCCTCCCGATCGTGTCTGTTCTATGGCCCTCCCGGCACCGGGAAAACGCTCGCTGCATTGACGCTTGCGGCTCGGCTGAACCTTCCGGTCGTCAATGCCCGGATCGATGGTTTGGTGAGTTCGTTCCTGGGCACGACCGCCCGCAACATTGCCAATCTCTTCGATTTTGCCAACCGCTATAGGTGCGTGCTGGTCCTCGACGAATTCGATGCACTCGCAAAAATGCGCGACGACCCGCATGAACTGGGCGAATTGAAACGCGTGGTGAATACGCTCCTTCAGAACCTCGACGCGCGCGCTGATAAAGGGTTGACGATCGCAATCACCAATCATGAGGGCCTGCTCGATCCAGCGGTCTGGCGCCGCTTCCAAAACCATGTGCGGATCGGCCAGCCCGATCTTCCGACCAGGCTAGAAATGCTACGCACGTTTCTAAGCTCGCTGGAACTCGGTGACGATGTCATTAAGACCTTGAGCTACGTCGCCGGCGCCCGGTCTGGCTCGGATCTGAAGACGTTCGCCGATGCGCTCCGACGCAGCTTGGCGCTGTCGGGCAGTGAGGTGACGCCGCGCGCCATCACCATTGCGACCAAGGCGTTGTTGCCGCGGCTCGGGATCGAAGATGCCGACATGGGGCCTGCGCGGCTTTTCCTTGTCGACGAGCCGAAGTTCATCGGCGCGATTCTCCACGCAGAGCTTGGTGTGCGGCAGGAGAGTCTCGCGCAGATGTTTGATTGCAGCCAGAGCAAGATCTCGCGCTGGTCTGCGGACTGGACGCCTGAGGGCGCCTCATCAGAAGGGGTCGTCGATGCCTAA
- a CDS encoding helix-turn-helix transcriptional regulator, translating to MHDDRIASSRSRLGVSRDVETLDTRFITADEFARLARISRRTLNRYRRDRPSGFPTEYDIGRGTKPRPRFRLDEVQKWLDSRALW from the coding sequence ATGCACGACGACAGGATTGCATCGAGCCGTTCGCGACTGGGCGTTTCTCGGGATGTTGAGACGTTGGACACGCGCTTCATCACCGCGGATGAATTCGCCCGCCTGGCACGGATATCGCGGCGGACGCTCAACCGCTATCGCCGGGACCGGCCATCGGGCTTTCCGACCGAATATGATATCGGCAGGGGCACCAAACCCCGGCCTCGTTTCCGATTGGACGAGGTTCAAAAATGGCTGGACTCACGCGCATTGTGGTGA